The DNA segment TCACGCCACCGACGGCCTGCAGGTTGAGCATCTGCGGGATGAACAGTTCGCGGGTGGTCGGCATGACCTGGCCGATACCGGCGCGGATCTGCCCCAGCAGCCATTGGTTCAGATTGCCCTCGGGCAGGGCGGCGGCCAATTTGGCCTTGATGGCATCGGCTTGATCGGCCGGTACCCAGAGTTCGGCGCGACCCGGCGAGACGCGAACCGCGATCAGGCCTGCGTTGCGCACCACGCTGTCGGTTTCGCCTGGCAGGTTCAGATCCAGGCTGGCCAACGCTGCGTCGCAGTGCTCCAGGCCAAAACGCACCCAGGCGGCGCTTTCGTCGGTCAGTTTGGATTTGGAGAACACCGCGTACTTTTTCAGGTCCGCCAGTTGTGGCTCCAGCAGTTCGCTGGCCATCGCCAGCAGCACGCCGTCACCTTCGAGCAGAATGCGGAAGCTCGACTGCATCCGGCCTTTTTGCGTGCAGCGCGCGCCCAGGCTGGCCTGGCTGTCGCTGAGGTAATTGATGTTGCAGGTCAATTGGCCTTGCAGGAATTTGCCGGCATCCACGCCGCGAACCGCGAGTACGCCTTCATGAGACAGGGTGCAGAAAAAAGCAGAATCGGCCATGGGTCATCGCAGGGTAAAAAGTCTGGGGCACATCATAAGGGCGCGTTGTTGAAATGGGTAGTTGATAAAGGATCGGTGGTGCCCGACCAAAGCCGACTGTGCGACCCGCGTCGGGGCTGTATACTGCGCGCCTATTTGAGGAGGGCTCCATGGTCGAACAAGTTGAACTCAATCGCCTCTTCTGGCACAGCCGCCGTGGCATGCTGGAACTTGACGTGCTGCTGGTGCCGTTCGTGAAAGAGGTCTATCCGCACCTCAACCAGGTCGATCGCGACTTGTATGTCCGTCTGCTGACCTGTGAGGATCAGGACATGTTCGGCTGGTTCATGGAGCGCAGCGAGTCCGAAGACCCTGAGCTGCAGCGCATGGTGCGGATGATCCTGGACCGTGTTCAGCCCAAATAACACGTTCGAATGCCGCTGGCATGCCTCACGGCAGTTGCTGGCGGCGTATCTGTTGGCCCAGGCGTTCGCTTTGGGTGCCTTGTTTCTCCTGTCGATTCCACTCTGGGCCAGTCTGCTCGGGGCTTTCGCCTGTCTGCTGCACGGCGCGTGGGTGGTGTCACGGCAGATTCTGCTGAGGCATCCGCAGGCTTTTTGCGGATTGCGCCGCGACGCCGATGGCTGGCAGCTGTGGAATCAGGCGGGTGGCTGGCAAGCGGTCCAGCTGCGTCCCGACAGCCTGGCGTTGCCACTGATTGTGGTGCTGCGTTTTCGTTTGCGCGGGGAGCGGCGGGTGCGCTCGATCTGTGTGCCGCGAGACTCGCAGGCAGCCGATGTGCATCGACGCCTGCGGGTACGGCTCAAGTTCAGCCGGCGTAGGTGGGCGGCACCAGAATAGTGTCGAGCGCCTCGGGCAGCAGGTTCGGGTAGTCGAGGGTGTAATGCAGTCCACGACTTTCCTTGCGTTCCATGGCCGAGCAGATCATCAGTTCGGCAACTTGCGCCAGATTACGCAGCTCGATCAGGTCGCGGCTGACTTTATAGTTGCTGTAGAACTCGTCGATCTCGTCCAGTAACAGACGCACGCGGTGCTGGGCCCGTTGCAGGCGCTTGTTGGTGCGCACAATACCTACGTAGTCCCACATGAACCGACGCAGCTCGTCCCAGTTGTGGGCGATGATCACGTCTTCGTCGGAATCGGTCACCTGGCTGGCGTCCCACTCGGGCAGGGCGTTCGGCGCGGCGACGTCATCCAGTTGCGCAAGAATGTCCGCTGCCGCCGAGCGGGCATAGACGAAACATTCGAGCAGCGAGTTGCTGGCCATGCGGTTGGCACCATGCAGACCGGTGAAGCTGGTTTCGCCGATCGCGTACAGCCCCGGGACGTCGGTACGACCGTGCTGGTCGACCATCACCCCACCACAGGTGTAGTGCGCCGCCGGTACGACCGGGATCGGTTGCTTGGTGATGTCGATGCCGAAACCCAGGCAACGTTCGTAGACGGTCGGGAAGTGGCTTTTGATGAACGCTTCAGGCTTGTGGCTGATATCGAGATAGACGCAGTCGACGCCCAGGCGCTTCATTTCATGGTCGATGGCCCGGGCGACGATGTCGCGTGGCGCCAGTTCGGC comes from the Pseudomonas sp. RSB 5.4 genome and includes:
- a CDS encoding succinate dehydrogenase assembly factor 2, producing MVEQVELNRLFWHSRRGMLELDVLLVPFVKEVYPHLNQVDRDLYVRLLTCEDQDMFGWFMERSESEDPELQRMVRMILDRVQPK
- a CDS encoding protein YgfX, whose product is MFSPNNTFECRWHASRQLLAAYLLAQAFALGALFLLSIPLWASLLGAFACLLHGAWVVSRQILLRHPQAFCGLRRDADGWQLWNQAGGWQAVQLRPDSLALPLIVVLRFRLRGERRVRSICVPRDSQAADVHRRLRVRLKFSRRRWAAPE
- a CDS encoding folate-binding protein YgfZ, coding for MADSAFFCTLSHEGVLAVRGVDAGKFLQGQLTCNINYLSDSQASLGARCTQKGRMQSSFRILLEGDGVLLAMASELLEPQLADLKKYAVFSKSKLTDESAAWVRFGLEHCDAALASLDLNLPGETDSVVRNAGLIAVRVSPGRAELWVPADQADAIKAKLAAALPEGNLNQWLLGQIRAGIGQVMPTTRELFIPQMLNLQAVGGVSFKKGCYTGQEIVARMQYLGKLKRRLYRVQLDASELPEPGTPLFAPSHGSAIGEVVIAARAEEKIELLAVLQAEAAEAGDLHLGALEGPALHLLDLPYELDRDREIQR